cgtgcaatttttcaaacaatTGGACTGGGATGCAAAGTGAGGTATTGAAGACAAGTTTCAAGACTTAGAAAAAGTgacaatagaaaataaaatgatttaaaatgtaatttttggctcaatttgagGTTATGCCTAATGAAGAGACTTATAaccccaaattgaatttttcaaattttaaagggacaaaatgaaaataaaataaaaagatacattttgactatttttgtgtatttttgtggcCACGAgtgctatttttctttattttgtgtgtatttttgtaatataaaaatactaaaaatacgaaaaatatcaaaaattattttttgtttaaaaatagtttcttaaggcttggccaaggctccaAAGTTGagttttgcaattttatgaattttttaatttttaaaaaaatttaaaaaatcaggtgtcaacaagctAGGATCTCATTACTTTCAAAGCAAGATTTAATCAACTCTAATCGACTAGAAAAAGACTAAAAAGTCATTATATTTGACTCACAAAGCTTAGTCCCAATCGGATCAGATTACATTCTGTCTTTTTTTATACCAAAATTGCTTTCCTGGCCATGGTCCgctcggcccggcccggcccgaacAAAGGTTGCCAGGAGAGGCCGAAGACAAGATTTGCAGAATCGACGgcgtcttcttcctccggcaAAACTGCAGGAGCAGTGATAGAGCTTCGCAACACAGAGCAACAATGGCGGTGCGGCAGAGGCTTCCCGATCTCATTCGCAGCCTCAAACGCGAGCTGAATCCAAGGCCCTCGAATCGACTCCTCCCCTCGCTCCGACGCGCCTTCTCTCTCTACGATCAGATCAACATCATCGACAACGTCCCCGAGGACCAACTCCGGTTTCAACAGTGCGTCTCCCTCTAATCCTCCTCTTGCCCTACTTTTTTGGACTTCCTTCGCTCCGAGTCCGCCGCCGACCTGTTATtcgttttttttctattttatggtGAAGTTTTTTGTGGGGTGGAGGTCTTCTCATTTGGGATATTCTGGCTGTCTTTTGCTCGCTCTTCCTGCGATGCGCAGATACACAGAAACGGGTTTCAAGGTGAATGGAGTGATGTACGAGGGAAGTTTGCTTTGTGTGGGGAATCTGCTAATGTCTTGGAGCCCACAGAAGTTCTCTGACATAACTCCTGACAGGCAATTGCTCATCTTCTCTCTATCATTGTTTTTGAAATGCCAAACGCCACACACATGGTCAAGAAAACTGGGAGTCTGGGTTGGAACATGAATTTGACGGGAAAATTGAAGAGTCATGACCAGGCGCTGatgaatttcttttatttttgttctttttttgccttACGAATTACATCTGTCAGTGAAGGGGATGCGTTCTTTAACCAATGGTATGAGTTCGCATGAAAACAGCGTATCTAATTACCAAGCCCAGAAGAACATTATCCATGAGTGCATGATGAATTATGTGCTTGCTCAAAGCAGTGATTTTGGTTTTAGAAGCGCGGTTACAGTCCCTCAGAAGAGTTTTTTGGATGGTTGGTGTTGTTGGGGGACATGGTAAGTGGCTGGAATGAAGTCTTCAAAATGTAAGCCCTGCTATGTTAAAGCCACTCTGCTATGGAAGCCAAAAAATAGTGTGTTAGTGACTAACATGTATATCTGGAATGAGTTATAAATGGAATTTGTTAGTGCCTTAACTTGACAATGGACAGGATGGTGAATACTGCAAGGAGTGTTTATGGGGTAGTTCTTGGGATTTGACTCATTGGAGGTCCTTGAACATTTCATTTGATTATTTAGAGTATATGTTATCTTAGATATTCTTGAACATCAGAGTTGGATGTATATGAAATTCTTTTAACTTTGTTTTATCCATAGCTAGGGCTAGATTTCTTTCAGCTTTTGACCTCTATTCGACGGTGTgtgcttttcttctcttctgcaGCTTGTCCATCTTCCAAACTGTTCGACCCATACCAGGTGAGAATCTGTGCACTATGTGTGATCCGGCCTGTTGAATCTGCGTGCATGTTTTACCTTACAATTGTAACTCCTTTATTTGGTAGAACTATGTGTGGACTATTCTTTTTCCCCCCTATAACTAGGTTTTTAGAAGGGCACCAAGAGGTGCCTCTCATAAACACTCCACATGTTAAAAAAGATCTAAAAATAATTTCGGAAAACACTGAGTGTCTAAAGAACTAACAACAACAAGTAGACGTGGACTATGAACTGCCTACAGTTTAAGGGTCATCAACTTAATTTAGTGGAAATTGCTTTTTCCCAACATTCAACTGCAATGCTGGTAGCATAATTCATTCATTAGCCGTCTCAATCTGTTGGATAGTAAAATTTTTGTGCATCTCTTAGCTGGGTGCTACATTGCAACCCATCTCATGAAGGGAATGCCTGTTGTACTATTTATGCTTTTAGGCATTTAGTATGTAATTGAATGCTGGCAGAAATACTTTTCATATAAACTGGCACTCCATAGTGGGAATTCTTTTTAATAAGCTATCTAGTGGGCATCTTCTTGTGTCATCACATTATATGACTGTATCGGCATTGTATACTGAATCTGAGTATTGTTCGTAATATATTTCAGATTGTATACTGAATCTGAGTATTGTTCGTAATATATTTCAGAGATTCTCATCCTTGGCTGTGGGAGGCACATACAACCCGTTGATCCCAATCTTCGGCGTTTCATTCGATCCACTGGCATGAAGTTGGAAGCTCTTGACTCGGTACACAACTTTATTTGTGTTCATCTTCTAGATCACTTCTCACGTCTATGTAACTAATTGCCGTAACttattctcct
The sequence above is drawn from the Rhodamnia argentea isolate NSW1041297 chromosome 9, ASM2092103v1, whole genome shotgun sequence genome and encodes:
- the LOC115754403 gene encoding NADH dehydrogenase [ubiquinone] 1 alpha subcomplex assembly factor 3-like isoform X2: MAVRQRLPDLIRSLKRELNPRPSNRLLPSLRRAFSLYDQINIIDNVPEDQLRFQQYTETGFKVNGVMYEGSLLCVGNLLMSWSPQKFSDITPDSLSIFQTVRPIPEILILGCGRHIQPVDPNLRRFIRSTGMKLEALDSVHNFICVHLLDHFSRLCN
- the LOC115754403 gene encoding NADH dehydrogenase [ubiquinone] 1 alpha subcomplex assembly factor 3-like isoform X3, which translates into the protein MAVRQRLPDLIRSLKRELNPRPSNRLLPSLRRAFSLYDQINIIDNVPEDQLRFQQYTETGFKVNGVMYEGSLLCVGNLLMSWSPQKFSDITPDSLSIFQTVRPIPEILILGCGRHIQPVDPNLRRFIRSTGMKLEALDSVHNFICVHLLDHFSRL
- the LOC115754403 gene encoding NADH dehydrogenase [ubiquinone] 1 alpha subcomplex assembly factor 3-like isoform X1, with translation MAVRQRLPDLIRSLKRELNPRPSNRLLPSLRRAFSLYDQINIIDNVPEDQLRFQQYTETGFKVNGVMYEGSLLCVGNLLMSWSPQKFSDITPDSLSIFQTVRPIPEILILGCGRHIQPVDPNLRRFIRSTGMKLEALDSRNASSTYNILNEEGRIVAAALLPYGTTS